One Branchiostoma floridae strain S238N-H82 chromosome 1, Bfl_VNyyK, whole genome shotgun sequence genomic region harbors:
- the LOC118421160 gene encoding cleavage and polyadenylation specificity factor subunit 2-like translates to MTSILKLTPLSGVHDETPLCYLLQFDEFRFLLDCGWDEKFTMSYVDNMKKYAHQIYMYAVLISHPDPLHLAEIFNTVRDDGNVLVSIDTAGRVLELSQLLLRRKLRDEQLLSKSYLNYVQLRGKLRDEQLLSKSYLNYVQLRGKLRDEQLLTQGRAAPQRKLRDEQLLSKSYLNYVQLRRKLRDEQLLSKSYLNYVQLRRKLRDEQLLSKSYLNYVQLRRKLRDEQLLSKSYLNYVQLRRKLRDEQLLRGNSGMSSSSLRDEQLLSKSYLNYVQLRRKLRDEQLLSKSYLNYVQLRDEQLLSKSYLNYVQLRDEQLLSKSYLNYVQLRDEQLLSKSYLNYVQLRRKLRDEQLLSKSYLNYVQLRDEQLLSKSYLNYVQLRDEQLLSKSYLNYVQLLSKSYLNYVQLLSKSYLNYVQLRRKLRDEQLLSKSYLNYVQLLSKSYLNYVQLLSKSYLNYVQLRRKLRDEQLLSKSYLNYVQLLSKSYLNYVQLRRKLRDEQLLSKSYLNYVQLLSKSYLNYVQLLSKSYLNYVQLRRKLRDEQLLSKSYLNYVQLLSKSYLNYVQLRRKLRDEQLLSKSYLNYVQLRRKLRDEQLLSKSYLNYVQLRRKLRDEQLLTEIFNTVRDDGNVLVSIDTAGRVLELSQLLEQYWQNAETGLQAYNLCLLNNVAYNVVEFAKSQVEWMSDKIMRVFEDNRNNPFQFKHLKLCHSLSELHKVPDPKVVLASVPDLESGFSRELFVQWCQNQKNTVVLTSRPGPGTLGRMLIDNPKMKTFTLQARKRVRLEGPELEEYLQEEKKEKEEKKRRESKAKGDESDTSESEDEMEVEGSSFPGGVKGVAKHDLMMQAEGGRKGGFFKQAKKAYPMFPAPEERVKWDDYGEIIKPEDYMVVEMTQAEEEKAKAEGEAAAQEEFAEELTDVPTKSIVQELTLDIKPRTCTSTSVQVIVHGNSESTLLLAEVCRSTAGMVQEKVFTPRLNETVDATMESHIYQVKLKDSLVSSLQFYKARDTELAWVDGQLDLTTPATDTSALLEEGEVQEMEEEEEQKKKGKSAKAAAEESRETVPTLEALPISQIPGHEAVFINKPRLSDIKQVLQKEGIQAEFSGGVLICNNVVALKRNESGRIGMEGCICEDYYKVRKLLYEQYAIV, encoded by the exons ATGACGTCCATCCTGAAGCTGACCCCCCTGAGCGGAGTGCATGATGAGACCCCCCTGTGTTACCTGCTGCAGTTTGATGAGTTTCGGTTCCTGTTGGACTGTGGCTGGGACGAGAAGTTCACCATGAGCTATGTGGACAACATGAAGAA GTATGCCCACCAgatttacatgtatgctgtgCTGATCTCccacccagaccccctacaccTGG CGGAGATATTCAACACTGTACGAGACGATGGGAACGTGTTGGTGTCCATCGATACGGCAGGCAGAGTGCTGGAGCTGTCACAACTTCTG CTCAGGAGGAAACTCAGGGATGagcagctcctcagtaagtcttaccttaactatgtccagCTCAGGGGGAAACTCAGGGATGagcagctcctcagtaagtcttaccttaactatgtccagCTCAGGGGGAAACTCAGGGATGagcagctcctca CTCAGGGACGagcagctcctca GAGGAAACTCAGGGATGagcagctcctcagtaagtcttaccttaactatgtccagCTCAGGAGGAAACTCAGGGATGagcagctcctcagtaagtcttaccttaactatgtccaACTCAGGAGGAAACTCAGGGATGagcagctcctcagtaagtcttaccttaactatgtccaACTCAGGAGGAAACTCAGGGATGagcagctcctcagtaagtcttaccttaactatgtccagCTCAGGAGGAAACTCAGGGATGagcagctcctca GAGGAAACTCAGGGATGagcagctcctca CTCAGGGACGagcagctcctcagtaagtcttaccttaactatgtccagCTCAGGAGGAAACTCAGGGATGagcagctcctcagtaagtcttaccttaactatgtccagctcagggatgagcagctcctcagtaagtcttaccttaactatgtccagctcagggatgagcagctcctcagtaagtcttaccttaactatgtccagCTCAGGGACGagcagctcctcagtaagtcttaccttaactatgtccagCTCAGGAGGAAACTCAGGGATGagcagctcctcagtaagtcttaccttaactatgtccagctcagggatgagcagctcctcagtaagtcttaccttaactatgtccagctcagggatgagcagctcctcagtaagtcttaccttaactatgtccagctcctcagtaagtcttaccttaactatgtccagctcctcagtaagtcttaccttaactatgtccagCTCAGGAGGAAACTCAGGGATGagcagctcctcagtaagtcttaccttaactatgtccagctcctcagtaagtcttaccttaactatgtccagctcctcagtaagtcttaccttaactatgtccagCTCAGGAGGAAACTCAGGGATGagcagctcctcagtaagtcttaccttaactatgtccagctcctcagtaagtcttaccttaactatgtccaACTCAGGAGGAAACTCAGGGATGagcagctcctcagtaagtcttaccttaactatgtccagctcctcagtaagtcttaccttaactatgtccagctcctcagtaagtcttaccttaactatgtccagCTCAGGAGGAAACTCAGGGATGagcagctcctcagtaagtcttaccttaactatgtccagctcctcagtaagtcttaccttaactatgtccaACTCAGGAGGAAACTCAGGGATGagcagctcctcagtaagtcttaccttaactatgtccagCTCAGGAGGAAACTCAGGGATGagcagctcctcagtaagtcttaccttaactatgtccaACTCAGGAGGAAACTCAGGGACGagcagctcctca CGGAGATATTCAACACTGTACGAGACGATGGGAACGTGTTGGTGTCCATCGATACGGCAGGCAGAGTGCTGGAGCTGTCACAACTTCTG GAGCAATACTGGCAGAATGCAGAGACCGGCCTGCAGGCCTACAACTTGTGTCTGCTGAACAACGTAGCCTACAACGTGGTCGAGTTTGCAAAGTCACAG GTGGAGTGGATGAGTGATAAGATCATGCGTGTGTTTGAGGACAACAGGAACAACCCGTTCCAGTTCAAACACCTGAAGCTGTGTCACAGTCTGAGCGAGCTGCACAAAGTTCCTGATCCCAAG GTTGTTCTTGCATCCGTGCCCGATCTGGAGTCAGGGTTCTCACGGGAGCTGTTCGTGCAGTGGTGTCAGAACCAAAAGAACACTGTGGTGCTGACGTCGCGGCCCGGCCCCGGCACCCTGGGGAGGATGCTGATCGACAACCCCAAGATGAAGACAttcaccttacag GCGAGAAAAAGAGTTCGGCTTGAGGGACCCGAGCTGGAAGAGTACCTGCaggaagagaagaaagaaaaggaagagaaaaagagaagagaatcAAAGGCAAAGGG AGATGAGTCGGACACCAGTGAAAGTGAGGATGAGATGGAGGTGGAGGGGTCCAGCTTCCCGGGCGGGGTGAAGGGCGTGGCGAAGCATGATCTAATGATGCAGGCGGAGGGTGGCAGGAAGGGCGGGTTCTTCAAGCAGGCCAAGAAAGCGTACCCCATGTTCCCCGCACCCGAGGAGAGGGTCAAGTGGGACGACTACGGCGAGATCATCAA GCCAGAGGACTACATGGTTGTAGAAATGACTCAGGCAGAAGAGGAGAAAGCTAAAGCA GAAGGAGAAGCTGCTGCTCAAGAAGAATTTGCAGAAG AGCTTACAGACGTCCCGACTAAGAGTATTGTACAGGAGCTGACTCTGGACATCAA GCCCAGGACCTGCACCTCAACCTCTGTACAG GTCATAGTTCACGGTAACAGTGAGTCCACCCTGCTGCTGGCTGAAGTGTGCCGCTCCACGGCGGGGATGGTCCAGGAAAAGGTCTTCACCCCCCGGCTGAATGAAACTGTCGATGCCACCATGGAGAGCCACATCTACCAG GTGAAGCTAAAGGACTCTCTGGTGAGCTCTCTGCAGTTCTACAAGGCTCGGGACACGGAGCTGGCCTGGGTGGACGGTCAGCTGGACCTGACCACTCCGGCCACCGACACCTCCGCCCTGCTGGAGGAGGGAGAGGTCCAGGagatggaggaggaggaggagcagaAGAAGAAGG GCAAGTCTGCTAAGGCAGCTGCTGAGGAGTCCAGAGAGACCGTTCCTACCCTGGAGGCCCTGCCTATCAGCCAG ATCCCAGGCCACGAGGCCGTGTTCATCAACAAGCCGCGCCTGTCTGACATCAAGCAGGTTCTGCAGAAGGAGGGAATCCAGGCCGAGTTCTCAGGGGGGGTGCTCATCTGTAACAACGTGGTGGCGCTCAAAAGG
- the LOC118416839 gene encoding protein PXR1-like: protein MKKKREEKEQKELEKRLQKEKKQAESVKKLAEKEERKRKRQELAEARKKQRIEGKENQRPTRPRDVREGSSRSRPVKPPSWYAEYEMGQEEDEEAE from the exons ATGAAGAAGAAACGCGAGGAGAAGGAGCAGAAAGAGTTGGAAAAGAGGctgcagaaagaaaagaaacaagccGAGAGTGTAAAGAAGTTGGCAGAAAAGGAAGAGAGAAAACGAAAGAGACAGGAGCTTGCGGAGGCAAGGAAGAAACAACGCATAGAAGGGAAAGAAAACCAGCGCCCTACTAGGCCACGAGACGTAAGA GAAGGTTCCAGTCGTAGCCGTCCCGTGAAGCCGCCGTCGTGGTATGCAGAATACGAAATGGGccaggaagaagatgaagaagcagAGTAA